From the Wolbachia endosymbiont (group B) of Protocalliphora azurea genome, one window contains:
- a CDS encoding IS110 family transposase, translating into MKKTKSKLEIMNPNAAGIDVGSAIHYVCVPEGSDEQHIQKFSCFTEDLHNIAKWLKKCEVTTVAMESTGVYWIPLFQVLESYGLEVKLANARHVKNVPGRKSDVQDCQWLQQLHSYGLIEGSFRPDNQMCVLRSYVRQRKNLIENAATHINRMQKVLVQMNIHLHKVISDITGVTGMQIIKAIVEGEKNPEKLAEFRSVNMKNDKATIAKALTGDYREEHLFVLKQEYTAYTFFQEQITECDKSIENYYKTFETKSDESKELGKEKNKSRKGRPNFTLREKLYRITGIDFTKIPGFDILTVQTIISEVGINHNKWQSEKHFTSWLGLSPANKITGEKVFGTKTRKVINRATNALRMAAYAVGNSKSALGAYCRRLKRRLGAIKAITATARKLACIFYQMLKYGQEYVEKGMSYYETRYKEKIVKNLIKKAQEFGYTLVQQEELINGVS; encoded by the coding sequence ATGAAAAAAACAAAAAGTAAATTAGAAATAATGAACCCTAACGCAGCAGGAATAGATGTTGGTTCAGCTATACATTATGTGTGTGTGCCAGAAGGAAGTGATGAACAGCATATACAAAAATTTAGCTGTTTTACAGAGGATCTTCATAACATAGCAAAATGGCTAAAAAAGTGTGAAGTTACTACAGTAGCCATGGAGTCAACCGGAGTGTACTGGATTCCTTTGTTTCAAGTACTTGAATCATATGGACTTGAAGTAAAACTTGCAAATGCAAGACATGTAAAAAATGTACCTGGAAGAAAGTCAGATGTCCAGGACTGCCAATGGCTTCAACAACTACACAGTTATGGGTTAATCGAAGGATCATTTAGGCCAGATAATCAAATGTGTGTATTGCGTAGTTATGTGCGGCAACGTAAAAACTTAATTGAAAATGCTGCTACACATATTAATCGTATGCAAAAGGTGTTGGTACAAATGAATATTCATTTACATAAAGTAATAAGCGATATCACTGGCGTCACAGGAATGCAAATTATTAAAGCAATAGTAGAAGGTGAAAAGAATCCCGAGAAGCTAGCTGAATTCAGAAGTGTGAATATGAAGAACGATAAAGCTACTATAGCAAAAGCATTAACAGGCGATTATAGAGAAGAACATTTATTTGTACTGAAACAAGAATATACAGCATATACTTTTTTTCAAGAGCAAATAACTGAATGTGATAAAAGCATAGAAAATTACTATAAAACATTTGAAACAAAGTCCGATGAGAGTAAAGAGTTAGGTAAGGAAAAAAACAAGTCTAGAAAAGGCAGACCAAACTTCACCTTGCGTGAGAAATTGTATAGGATAACCGGAATAGATTTTACTAAAATTCCTGGATTTGATATACTAACTGTACAAACTATTATTTCAGAAGTTGGCATTAACCATAATAAGTGGCAATCAGAAAAGCACTTTACTTCATGGTTAGGACTTAGCCCTGCTAACAAGATCACAGGAGAAAAAGTATTTGGGACAAAAACTCGTAAAGTCATTAATCGCGCTACAAATGCCCTGCGAATGGCTGCTTATGCTGTGGGAAATAGCAAAAGTGCATTAGGTGCATATTGTAGGAGATTAAAAAGACGGCTAGGAGCAATAAAAGCAATTACTGCCACAGCAAGAAAATTAGCATGTATTTTTTACCAAATGTTGAAATATGGACAAGAGTATGTGGAAAAAGGAATGAGTTATTATGAAACACGCTACAAAGAGAAAATTGTGAAAAATTTGATCAAAAAAGCGCAGGAGTTTGGCTACACACTAGTTCAACAAGAAGAGTTGATTAATGGAGTTTCTTAG